Genomic segment of Leucoraja erinacea ecotype New England unplaced genomic scaffold, Leri_hhj_1 Leri_57S, whole genome shotgun sequence:
aacctacacactagggactacttTACAACTcaccctagccaattaacctacagatctgcacgtctttgggacgtgggaggaaaccggagcacccggagaaaacccacacggtcacagggagaatgcacagttcaaacttcacacagaccagACAGCAGCCGgacagcaggatcgaacccgggtctctggcgctgcgaggcagcaactctaccgctgcgacacttgCAATAGACTGTGcaaccaccctatctatacccctcgtgattttatacacgtcgGTAGGTGCTCTTGCACTTGAAGCAACTAAGTATCTTTTAAAAGTTATGCAAAGAAACTCACAGCAGCTGAGAATGTTCATCAACTTTTATTAACAATGAGCAAGGGAGTTGCAATATTACAATAGAAATATTAAGAATCAATAAATTAGTcgcatcaataaataaataaatagaacctGGTTTAATACGGATTAAAGTGCGGTGAACAGGCGGTAGAGTGCAAATATCGTGCAACGGCTGCTGAGAAAGTgctgatgtttaaaaaaaaaaaagtgcaggcactgtgaggtagattggaagatcgggaaatTTGTCCCGAGCCTATGAGACGGCCATCTGACAATCTCACTACGGGAGGGgtagaatctgttcctgaatctatGGACGTGCTATCAGGCTTTGCCAAGCTGGAGAATGGagaatgtcatatgaggaaagacagtggccacacatttcactgtggctaggcttgtattcactggagttctgTAAATGTGTGTATGGTGTTACAATGAGGTattgctattgtctattgagtagcAAACAGTTATGTTCATTTTTCCCCAATCTTATTTTTAAAAACTTCAGCAGAGATATATTTTGACCACCACTGTACTCAAAATTTGAtaggttaaaaaatatatatgttagATAAAATTTAAGCATTCTTCTACacacatattgaaacatataagattattaagggtttggacacgctagaggcaggaaaatgttcccgatgttgggggagtccagaaccaggggccacacacagtttaagaataaggggtcagccatttagaacggagacgaggaaacactttttcacacagagagttgggagtctgtggaattctctgcctcagagggcggtggaggccggttctctggatactttcaagagagaactagataggactcttaaagatagcggagtcaggggatatggggagaggcaggaacggggtactgattggggatgatcagccgtgatcacattgaatggcggtactggctcgaagggccgaatggcctactcctgtacctattgtctactgtctattgatcacattgcatggcggtgctggctcgaagggccgaatggcctactcctgtatctattgtctaatgtctattgatcacattgcatggcggtgctggctcgaagagctgaatggcctactcctgcacctattgtctattgtacgcacacatacacaacacTCAGGGTGAAGGCTGCTAGCAACTGCTCCATTACAATTCCTTAGGGCAGGGATGGCACGGAATGCAATCTTGTGCGACTCTCTGGAGAAGAGGCGGAGGGTGCAGTTCGAGGTGCCCCCCCACACGGACCCACCAAACACCCTGCGAGTGGGACGTCAGGGTTTGGTTCCCCTAAGTTTCAAGCGAGTCACATCTGCACTGCGATGGGGTCCACCAGCACCTTGATGTAGATGGTGTCGTTCTTGAGATACTGGCAAGGTCCCTTGTGCAGGAGGGCATGTTGGGCAAAGGTGGGACAACCGCTGGCCACGTTCATGTGGCTCCTGGGCTTCTGGAAGGAGCCGCTCAGGGAGTCGGGGGAGAAGGACTCCTTGAGGTGCTTCTGCCCGGCTTGGTCCAGGAGCATGAAGGTCACCTTCTGCCTGAAGGGCCAGGGGAGGACCTCGTCGTACTCCCCCCTCACCAACGTCAGGAAGAGCGAGACGTGGCTTCCCTTGCCCGACCCGTCTCCGTTGGGGTAGATCCGGCAGCACATCCGGTAGCCGAATGGGTGGGTGGTGAAGTGGGGCGAATAGAATGATGGTCGCTGGCCGGCCTTGGCCGCAGAGAGGTGGGCGGAGAAGTTCTTGATCTTCCACACCAGGACTCCATCGGTGCTGACGGGCCCCGAGCCCCCGGGACCCTCGCCGTGGCCCCCCTTGGTCTGCAGGCCCTGGATGACCTGCTCGTACTGGAGGCACTTCTGCTGGAGGACCTCGATCACCTGGGCGTAGCGGTCCAGGTCCTTGTTGAGCCCGCACACCCACCTCTCCAGGTTGTCCGCCCGGCCGGCCAGCGAATGCAGGCCGGGCCCTGCCCCCGGGACCACCTCGCCCTCCGGACCCTCTCCGGCCGGTGTCCGGGCAGAATCCTGAGACGTTCCTCCCCCCTCAACAGGTGCCCCGGGCCGGAGACTGGTGGCCagggagaggaggagcaggagatGACTCTCCTGGGATGATCGGAGATGAGCGGCCATTTCATGTCGTGGGAGCTGTGGATCAGAGAGAAAAAGTGTTGATCAGATGAataaatgaataggtttattggccaagtattcacatacaaggaatttgccttgttgctccgcacgcaagtgacagcatgaccacatctagagtattgtgtgcagttttggtctcctaatttgaggaaggacatccttgtgattgaggcagtgcagcgtaggttcaccagattgatccctgggatggcgggactgtcatatgaggaaagattgaaaagactaggcttgtattcactggagtttagaaggatgagggggtctcttatagaaacatataaaattataaaaagagtggacaagctagatgcaggaaaaatgttcccaatgttgggcgagtccaggaccaggggccacagtcttagaataaaggggaggtcatttaagaccgaggtgagaaaaacattttcacccagagagttgtgaatttgtggaattccctgccacagagggcagtggaggccaagtcactggatggatttaagagagagttagatagagctctaggggctagtggagtcaagggatgtggggagaaggcaggcacgggttattgattggggatgatcagccatgatcaccatgaatggcggtgctggctcgaagggccgaatggcctcctcctgcacctattgtctatgtttctatgacatacagtgacagttaggaatgacacataaaacattaaacattaataataaaactttaTTGATTGGACACACTATTGGCAGGAAGCatgttgacaatagacaacaggtgcaggaggaggccattcggccctttgagccagcaccaccattcactgtgatcatggctgattatccccaatcagtaacctgttcctgccttctccccatatcccatgactccgctatctttaagagccctatctagctccctcttgaaagcatccagagaaccggcctccaccgcccactgaggcagagaattccacagactcacaactctctgggtgaaaaagtgtttcctcgtctccgttctaaatggcctaatctcagcgggtcaggcagcatcccaggcaggagaatggggttaggagggggaaagGCACGGTTGAACGGCGGGatagacttgctgggctgaatggcctaattctgttcctatcacttctgaacatgaacttcagactgaaggatagAGAAGCCTATAGCAAAACAGAGATGGCAGGAGATGATCTCAGGAAGAgcagagtccataatggcccaactgaaccatcctctcaccaactagagagcggtcctgacctcccatctacctcattggagaccctcggactatctaattggactttgtcttgcgctaaacattattctctttatcctgtatctgtacactgtggacggctcgattgtaatcatgtattatctttccactgactggatagcacgcaacaacaaaatacatatatattcactgtacctcggtacacgtgaccataaacggGACTTCTGCAGTTTAGTTATccaggagggatatgggccaaatgcaggcaggtgggactagtgtagctgggacatgttggccggtgtgggcaagtcgggacgaagggcctgtttccacactggatcactctatgaaCCTACTCCAAATGCAGAACAACCGAAGGCCTGCACATGGCTTCAACATGGAGGTGGGAGAGATCACTAGTTTGAGTAGGTGTAAGGGTACTAACCTGGACTGAACAGCCGACCTCCTTAAAGGGACAGGCCACCTTCAACTTGGGACAGGCGCCAAGGAGAGGGTCACAATGTTGCTCCAACTGCAGGAGGAAAACATGGCGTCAATTGTTGAGCTTGTTATCgactcgctcacacacacacgctcccgctcacacacactcgctcacacacactcgctccCTCGCTCACACTCGctcgctcacacacactcgctcacactcCCTCGCTCACACACTCCCGCTCACACGCACTcccgctcacacacactcccgctcacacacacactcccgctcacacacacacactcccgctcacacacacacccccgctcacacacacacccccgctcacacacacactcccgctCACACTCCCTCGCTCACACTCCCTCGCTCACACTccctcgctcacacacacacactccctcgctCACACTCCCTCGCTCACACTCCCTCGCTCACACTCcctcgctcacacacactcgctccctcgctcacacacactcgctcGCTCGCTCACTCACACTCCCGTCGCTCACACTCCCATCGCTCACACCACACTCGCTCCCTCGCTCACACTCCCTCGCTCACACTCCCTCGCTCACACTccctcgctcacacacacactcgctcccTCGCGCTCACACTCCCTCGCTCACACTCCTCGCTCACACTCCCTCGCTCACACTCCCTCGCTCACACTCCCTCGCTCACACTCCCTCCTCGCTCACACACTCGCTCCCTCGCTCCCACtcccgctcacacacacactcccgctcacacacactctcccccgctcacacacactcccccgcTCACACTCCCCCGCTCACACCCACTCCCTCGCTCACACACGCTCCCGCTCACACTCCCACTCCctcgctcacacacactccctcacacactctccctcacactcacacacactccctcacacacactccctcacacacacacacactcccgctcacacacacactctctcacacacacactctcacgcacacactcacacacacactcgctcacacacacactccctcgctCACACCACACCACTCCctcgctcacacacactccctcgctcacacacacactccctcgctCACACTCCctcgctcacacacactccctcgctcacacacacactcctcgctcacacacacacctcgctcacacactccctcgctcacactcactcacactcgctCGCTCACACTCCCTCGCTCACACTCcctcgctcacacacactcgctccctcgctcacacacactcgctccctcgcccacactcccacacacacactccctcgctcacactcccactcacacacgacactccctctcacacacacactctcgctCACACTCCCCCTCACACTCACTGGGCTCACACTCCCTcgctcacactccctctctcacactcactcccttGCTCACACtcctcgctcacacacacacacacacaccctcactcacacacacacacacacactccctctctcacacactcgcacacactcactcacatcacagacacacacacactcacactcacacacacacacacacacactctcccccacacacacacacacacaccctccctcacacacacacacacacactccctcgctcacacacacacacacacactcacacacacacacacacacacacactccctccacacacacacacacacacacacacacacaccaacacacacacacacacacacacacacacacacacactccctcacacacacacacacacacacacacacacacacacacacacacacacacacacacacactcacacacacacacacacacacactccctcacacacacacacactcccacacacacacacacacacactcacacacactcacacacacacacacactccctcacacacacacactcacactcacacacacacacactcacacactcaccacacacacacacacacacacacacacacacacacacacacacacacacacacacacacacacacacacacacacacacacacacacacacacacacactcacacacacacactcactctcacacacacactctctctctcacacacacactccctcacacacacacacacacacacacctccctctctcacacacacacacactccctcgctcacacacacacacacacacactcccctctccacaacacacacacaccctcctcacacacacacacacactccctccccacacacacacactccctccctcaccacacacaccctccacaccacacacctccctcacacacacacacacacacacacacacacacaccccctcacacacacacccacccccccacacacacacacacacacacacacacacactccctgccacacacaccccacacacactccacccactccacacacacacacactccctcacacacacacacacactccctcacacacacaccacactccctcacacacacacactc
This window contains:
- the LOC129694202 gene encoding TNF receptor-associated factor 2-like is translated as MVALVSGISPVDPIASSCLLCSACRSLLIKPKQTECGHRYCTACLENLFRTGNEADCYVCQKKVLRSKVYLDRAAENDAHATTIRCTAHLEGCDWVGSLRNFLRTHRAKCDFHMVPCANVAFGCQVFGPRREMELHESRECGWRMECCPHCETFCVHNMLEDHVATCGKQESCPHCGETDLTKTELEQHCDPLLGACPKLKVACPFKEVGCSVQLPRHEMAAHLRSSQESHLLLLLSLATSLRPGAPVEGGGTSQDSARTPAGEGPEGEVVPGAGPGLHSLAGRADNLERWVCGLNKDLDRYAQVIEVLQQKCLQYEQVIQGLQTKGGHGEGPGGSGPVSTDGVLVWKIKNFSAHLSAAKAGQRPSFYSPHFTTHPFGYRMCCRIYPNGDGSGKGSHVSLFLTLVRGEYDEVLPWPFRQKVTFMLLDQAGQKHLKESFSPDSLSGSFQKPRSHMNVASGCPTFAQHALLHKGPCQYLKNDTIYIKVLVDPIAVQM